A window of the Streptomyces sp. NBC_01351 genome harbors these coding sequences:
- a CDS encoding macro domain-containing protein: MTESSVQPALRVVLTDVNERVVEAWRAAFADTPGIEIRRGSILDEDVDAWVTPTNSRGRMDGGVDAVIKRYLGSGIQLRVQRAIRDRFAGSLPVGSAVCVPSGAAVPRYLISTPTMVRSSQNVSATMNVALACAAAFQAVHRQNRKVPGSIRSVALVGMGAQTGRVPARVCANLMWTGYTLFHDHWFEDDDELRTTIITQLNGIENVPAEERVRIVPPQAVTPVAVPVPAQHPAGPVHSSTATSESHSPMTDATNGPAPTQPEANDPLALTELFNGGGEPWLPLLKPVIEALPDAARFIGKGRSPEVVPVRELTFQALKPNPPHKWKVVAFGQNPYPRPESATGIAMFDNTFNDWKDSQFGRVVSMRCIIKAAAMWKYGIAKKTPVADVRALLKERDTVQPPEWFQAMLTQGVLLLNASLTASGDGAMGADQHTAFWRPVAERIVEEILKAKQDADEEDRGVVFAWWGAHARSLKKVVLRLQEKYPDVEVRHIDHANPAAQGDIFCEGDHFAMVNEALASLGADGIDWLPSKGWNEGAAAGAGGADGGVAARMGAFIESTMNLHQLYLERLTSVKDEGLVLPSITGVFDTPLMDFQDAVAPVAETLSGLAGHIQRSRDFGKRRADETSGNLSADAIAALYLYTCESAFYREINAVLRSPDRTRVKPYLSYLRLLFSAVSGLPAHTQPLWRGVSLDLRAQYPVGRTVTWWGVSSCTSELNVARSFLGSRGKRTLFEVTPAQAVGIRSFSAFTGEEEYILTPGTQLKVTDVKSEGGGLCTVRLTEVDAPPVVS, translated from the coding sequence ATGACCGAGAGCAGTGTTCAGCCCGCGCTCAGGGTGGTGCTGACAGACGTCAACGAGCGTGTGGTGGAGGCGTGGCGGGCGGCGTTCGCGGACACCCCCGGCATCGAGATCCGCAGGGGCTCGATCCTCGACGAGGACGTCGATGCCTGGGTCACGCCGACGAACTCCCGGGGCCGGATGGACGGCGGGGTCGACGCCGTCATCAAGCGGTACCTCGGATCCGGCATCCAGCTCCGTGTGCAGCGGGCGATCCGCGACCGGTTCGCCGGCTCCCTCCCGGTGGGCAGCGCGGTCTGCGTCCCGTCGGGGGCGGCCGTCCCCCGGTATCTGATATCGACGCCGACCATGGTGCGGTCCTCGCAGAACGTGAGTGCCACGATGAACGTGGCCCTGGCGTGCGCCGCCGCGTTCCAGGCCGTCCACCGGCAGAACCGGAAGGTGCCGGGCAGCATCCGCTCCGTGGCGCTGGTCGGGATGGGTGCGCAGACCGGTCGGGTCCCGGCGAGGGTCTGCGCCAACCTGATGTGGACCGGCTACACGCTCTTCCACGACCACTGGTTCGAGGACGACGACGAGCTGCGCACCACGATCATCACGCAGCTCAACGGCATAGAGAACGTCCCCGCCGAGGAGCGGGTGCGCATCGTGCCGCCGCAGGCCGTCACCCCTGTTGCTGTCCCTGTCCCTGCGCAGCACCCTGCCGGCCCCGTTCATTCCTCGACCGCGACGAGCGAAAGCCACTCCCCCATGACCGACGCGACCAACGGCCCAGCGCCTACCCAGCCCGAGGCGAACGACCCCCTGGCTCTCACCGAGCTGTTCAACGGCGGCGGTGAGCCCTGGCTTCCGCTGCTCAAGCCCGTCATCGAAGCGCTCCCTGACGCCGCCCGGTTCATCGGGAAGGGCCGCAGCCCCGAGGTCGTCCCGGTCCGTGAGCTGACCTTCCAAGCGCTCAAGCCCAACCCGCCGCACAAGTGGAAGGTCGTCGCCTTCGGCCAGAACCCGTACCCGCGGCCGGAGAGCGCCACCGGCATAGCCATGTTCGACAACACCTTCAACGACTGGAAGGACAGCCAGTTCGGCAGGGTCGTCAGCATGCGCTGCATCATCAAGGCGGCGGCGATGTGGAAGTACGGCATCGCCAAGAAGACGCCCGTCGCGGACGTTCGCGCGCTGTTGAAGGAGCGGGACACGGTCCAGCCTCCGGAGTGGTTCCAGGCGATGCTCACGCAGGGCGTGCTGTTGCTGAACGCCTCGCTCACCGCGAGCGGCGACGGAGCGATGGGGGCCGACCAGCACACGGCGTTCTGGCGGCCCGTCGCCGAACGGATCGTCGAGGAGATCCTCAAGGCCAAGCAGGACGCCGACGAGGAGGACCGCGGGGTCGTGTTCGCCTGGTGGGGGGCGCACGCCCGCAGTCTGAAGAAGGTCGTGCTGCGGCTCCAGGAGAAGTACCCGGACGTCGAGGTCCGGCACATCGACCACGCGAACCCGGCGGCCCAGGGCGACATCTTCTGCGAGGGCGACCACTTCGCCATGGTCAACGAGGCCCTCGCGTCGCTGGGTGCCGACGGGATCGACTGGCTGCCGAGCAAGGGGTGGAACGAGGGGGCGGCGGCCGGTGCGGGCGGCGCGGACGGGGGTGTCGCGGCACGCATGGGCGCCTTCATCGAGTCGACCATGAACCTGCACCAGCTGTACCTGGAGCGGCTCACCAGCGTCAAGGACGAGGGCCTGGTCCTCCCCTCGATCACCGGCGTGTTCGACACCCCGCTGATGGACTTCCAGGACGCCGTCGCCCCGGTCGCCGAGACGCTGTCCGGGCTCGCCGGACACATCCAGCGGTCACGCGACTTCGGCAAGCGGCGGGCGGACGAGACCTCCGGCAACCTGTCCGCCGACGCGATCGCCGCGCTCTATCTCTACACCTGCGAGTCCGCCTTCTACCGCGAGATCAACGCCGTCCTCCGCTCGCCGGACCGCACCAGGGTCAAGCCCTATCTGTCGTACCTGCGGTTGCTGTTCTCGGCGGTGTCCGGGCTGCCGGCCCACACGCAGCCGCTGTGGCGCGGGGTGTCGCTGGACCTGCGGGCGCAGTATCCGGTGGGCCGGACGGTGACCTGGTGGGGCGTCTCCTCGTGCACCTCCGAGCTGAACGTGGCCCGGTCCTTCCTGGGCAGCCGCGGCAAGCGGACGCTCTTCGAGGTGACGCCCGCTCAGGCGGTCGGGATCAGGAGCTTCTCCGCCTTCACCGGGGAGGAGGAGTACATCCTCACGCCGGGCACGCAGCTCAAGGTGACGGACGTGAAGAGCGAGGGCGGCGGTCTGTGCACGGTCAGGCTGACCGAAGTGGACGCCCCTCCTGTGGTGTCCTGA
- a CDS encoding FAD-binding oxidoreductase has protein sequence MSSHDIPLLPDIVGPLRSVLGSRVRAPGTAGYENALAKVFFPEAARRRPACVVAPRAADDVTAVMRVAAETGVRVTVRGGGLSSNCVADGAVMLDLSEYWDAARPVGDRVVVAGGATMATMLGVLAPAGRAVPVGVVGHAGLGMATRGGVGYLTRSLGLTLDHLVGVELVLPSGDVVRLSERSSGEEADLWWAVRGSAPCVGVVTSAVFRTHEIGSVWVDRAVVGLDALATYFRVAPELPRDTTMSAVLGYTSLSPDEPVVFLYTACASPHDSAIGRARSAASAVVAGSGSSPLHRSETSGRYLAGLPEFAIPAAGGTEPEPIRLPQPGDGPRGSFFGKAAFTGPTLDAAVADALVDRIRAAPTKACRIDFQHTGGALADVDDTATAFWGRTAEWSIPLNAIWDDDADADACRMWARDTLQALASHTVGVYSVELRPGLPETEAETRAAYGGNLTRLRALRHRYDAMGVLAPLLP, from the coding sequence GTACGAGAACGCTCTGGCCAAGGTCTTCTTTCCCGAGGCCGCCCGGCGGCGGCCTGCGTGCGTCGTGGCGCCCCGCGCGGCCGACGACGTCACGGCCGTGATGAGGGTCGCGGCGGAGACGGGAGTCCGGGTGACGGTGCGTGGCGGCGGTCTGAGCTCGAACTGCGTCGCCGACGGGGCCGTCATGCTGGATCTCTCGGAGTACTGGGACGCCGCCCGTCCGGTCGGAGACCGCGTGGTCGTCGCCGGTGGGGCGACCATGGCCACCATGCTCGGGGTCCTCGCCCCGGCAGGTCGTGCGGTGCCGGTGGGCGTCGTCGGTCACGCCGGTCTGGGGATGGCCACCCGAGGGGGCGTCGGCTATCTGACGAGGTCCCTGGGGCTCACCCTCGATCATCTCGTGGGGGTCGAGCTCGTGCTCCCGTCCGGTGATGTCGTCCGGCTCTCGGAGAGGAGCTCTGGCGAGGAGGCCGACCTGTGGTGGGCGGTCCGGGGCAGCGCGCCCTGCGTAGGGGTGGTCACCTCCGCGGTGTTCCGGACCCACGAGATCGGCTCGGTCTGGGTCGACCGGGCGGTGGTGGGGCTGGATGCGCTCGCCACCTATTTCCGGGTCGCTCCCGAGCTTCCGCGGGACACCACCATGAGCGCGGTACTCGGCTACACCTCCCTCTCCCCGGACGAGCCGGTCGTGTTCCTCTACACCGCGTGCGCGAGCCCGCACGACAGCGCCATCGGGCGGGCCCGGTCGGCGGCCTCCGCCGTCGTCGCCGGATCGGGCTCGTCGCCGCTCCATCGCTCGGAAACGTCCGGCCGATACCTGGCCGGACTGCCCGAGTTCGCCATCCCCGCCGCCGGCGGCACCGAGCCCGAACCGATCCGGCTGCCGCAGCCGGGTGACGGTCCGCGCGGCTCGTTCTTCGGCAAAGCGGCCTTCACCGGTCCCACTCTCGACGCCGCGGTCGCCGACGCCCTCGTGGACCGGATCCGCGCGGCACCGACGAAGGCTTGCCGTATTGACTTCCAGCACACTGGCGGGGCTCTGGCCGACGTCGACGACACCGCCACCGCGTTCTGGGGCAGAACCGCCGAATGGAGCATCCCGCTGAACGCGATCTGGGACGACGACGCCGACGCCGACGCCTGCAGGATGTGGGCCCGCGACACGCTGCAGGCCCTGGCTTCGCACACCGTCGGGGTCTACAGCGTCGAACTGCGGCCGGGCCTGCCCGAGACCGAGGCCGAGACGCGGGCGGCATACGGCGGCAACCTGACCCGACTGCGGGCGCTGCGACACCGCTACGACGCCATGGGAGTACTCGCGCCGCTGCTCCCGTGA